The genomic window ttcaacattttcagagtttattttgtagtgattttcaatttcacggtcattttatatagtttttttcttttcagctatagtttttttcctgctattttttcttttctgcaaaatttgatggtcaaagtctggagatataaccaaagttttaaaaaaagaaatgccgacgtgcaattagtttttgccataacagaagaagtccggagttgtaataagttattaaaaataaaaaagaggtgcaatgctcgttaatttgcttcaagcctttcggaatagtgtaaactgcactgcgcatagctccgtgcagtctaccatattcctgaaggcttgaagctaagcaacgtgagcattgagcatcttcttcatcgtctctgcactcagggcttataaaccgctcctagtccctctctcttcgcgaggtggaactaaaaaacagcttactaaaaaactgtagtactggttcatccatgaaccggtactaaaggtgctcgtggggccccagtcttacctgacacaacctcattagtaccagttcgtggcacgaaccggtgctaaaggttcgccacaaaccggtactaaacagctcctcccgcctagcagttggtgcatactgaacgcaaaaaatataagagcatttagatcatgatcttatatttctttacagtctaaattatcaatatgatcttataacatcaaaaatactttgatcatcaatgatctttgtgtgtacaatctgaattgtcaatatgagtcatcaacgatttataaaccgatgaagactcatattgcggccacaaattctacacatagagttcaatgaagaccaagtgcttgtgatagtttaagaaataacatatttaaggtggtaaaaggcttgttaggggagcgaggtgggactaaaaacagcttgtcataacctcattagtaccggttcgtggtacgaaccggcactaaatggtgatggtggggccatagcctgaccgcaggctgacacagcctctttagtaccggttcgtggcatgaaccggtactaaaggttcgccacgaaccggtgctattgatcgccgccacgaaccggcactaatgtacacattagtgccggctgaaattcaaaccggcactattgtgcttcacatttgaccctttttctactagtgctaggagACACCCGTATTTTCATTATCTCAATCACATCTGCATTAAAAAAATGCTGCTGCAGTAAATCTACCTTCCATGTTCCAAGACCCATTGGGATTAAGAAGGTCAGAAACAAAACGAATGTGGCATCGGCCCTGTAGGGAAATAGGTTTGTACGACACCGGCCTTGGTATCCAATCGGCCCTATACATTATTTGACGTTTACCTCTTTCAGAACAACAAATCATGCACGTCTTCCAAATCATTTTTCATGGTGTTCAAAAAAAATCGTTGTTCATGACATTATAATTAATGCTCACAATTATTCACGTTATTAACCTAATTatccccccgcaaaaaaaaattaaCCTAATTATCCATGTTTTTAGCCTGTCATCCCGCATCAAGGCACAGGTTATCTTCTAGTTCTATAAATAAGAAAGCCGGGAGAAAATGCGTTCCTGCACCAGTGAGAAGATGTGTTCCTCCAAGCTCCATAGTCCCCATAGTCCGGCAGCAGCAGCACGACGCCGCCGAGCTACCCAAATGTTGCTCGATTGGGAAGCATCATCGCCCAGGATGGTGACACCTATGCCGTGAGCCAGAATGTCGCTGTGATGAGAAGTTGAGACCAAAGGGTGTGACACGTCGTTTCAAGGGAGAAATGAGGGCTTCATTGTATGTTTGCAGCCGATGTAAAGTGCCGCCCATGACCATACCGGCACACGACATAACTCTCATTACCGAACAACCAAACTTAAGCCAACACACGTATCAGAACAAGGAATAGTTACAGGGATAAGCTCCTCAAGATACAATTAAATTGGACATGTGTTTCATGTCCATGATTACTACTATGGTTATCACTTCTATCTCCATCCCCGTCCTCCCCCGTGCCGCCCCGCGTGGGCGACTCGGGGGCCTCCTCCCTCCCGCCGGCGTAGctcccctccctctctcctctccctcgccgctGCACGAGGCTGGCGCCGGGCAAGGCCCGTTGCGCAgccggggactgcggcggcgggGCCTTCGCTGCTCCGGCCGCTTCGGAGGGCTTTGGATCTGGGACGGCGGTCCCCCGGTGAGGCCCCTCTGCTTCCGCGGCACGCTTCGGGGTTGGCGTGGTGCCGGCGTTCTGGTTGGGTGGCCGACGGAACTCCGGTGGACTGGGACCTCGCGTGGTTGCCTTGGTGGCTGGCGGCGCCAGATCTAGCCGTGGCTGCCTTGGCGGCTGGCGGCGCTCGACCCGGCTGCTGTTCTCCGTCCCCTGCTCAGTGTGCGTCGCCCTCGACGGATCCCGGCTGTGCTGGCGTGGCTGGCCAGCCCCGTCCTGTGGGCGTCCCTGATGGTTGGGATCCAGACTGGGGGAAACCCCTGGTCGGCTCCGGCCGGCCGAGACGATGACGACGCCTGCGGGCGCCGAATTTCTTCATGAAGACGTCGGTCAAGGTCTGCCCTTCCACTACCCACCCCCCTGCTCCTCGGGTGAAAACCCTAactccggtgggcggcggcggcggcgttctcgGCGCCGtgaccttcttgaaggcgtcgccttGAGGGATGGGGTGGTGGGCACTGTTGGGATCCGTTGATAGCAGCGGGTGGCGTGTTCTTCTTCgtccaagctttagcttttcctcCGCCGTGCTCTGCCCGTTGGTTTTGCAGCTTGCTCTGCTTTGGTTGAGCCTCGTCGGCACATTTGGGTGCTCTGACTCGCTCCTTGGGTCTGCCCGGCGGCTTTCATCCTGTTCATGGGAACTTCTCGTTTTTCGACGATTCGGCGCCTTGCGATCCAGGCGAGGAGGTTGTGGCCTCCTTCGAAGACGGGGTTGGATGGTCGTTCGTGCTGAGGCCCTTAGGTTTTGGTGAAGGCAGGTCATGTAGGTGCAGCTTCATTTCCTCTCCAAAGCCGGCATTGCTCCCAACCAAGTGTAGTCGTGGTGGAGGACCTCAAGTTCTTCAGCTAGGTGCTTCATTGTATATCTTTCCTGTGTGAAGTGCTTGAGGCTTGTGAGCTGCTTTCCAGCGCCTCTGTATCTTGCTGCTTTCTTTGTTCTAGTTTGTTGTTGTACTCTGCAGTTGTaccctggccggttgatggctttgttaattcaaaatcGGACTAGGCTAGCGCCCTTCTCGGGCTCGGCTGcgtcttttctctaaaaaaaatttACTACTATGGTTAGGACCAAGGGGCTCCTTTGATTTAAAGGatttttatagaaatttttgaggATGAGAATCCTTATAATTATTTTTCTTATATTGACTGTTTGATTCATCGAATTGAACCCAATAGGATTTCTTTTTCCAAGGATATTTTTGTATGGGATTACATAAGAAAATTAGTATCCTCTCACATCTTTTAGAAAGAATCTTTTGCTTTTCCTGCGATGGAGTCAAACAAACAAAAATCTCATGGGATTGAGATAAATAATACTATGACATGTCAATCCTATAATTTTCCATCCTAAAATAAATCCTACATATTTTTCTGTTTCCATTTTCACATTTTTAGAATCCCGCGAATCAAAAGGTTTCGCAAACGGCCTACGGGGGGGCAGGGGGAAGACTGTTCATTCTCCATTTGGGAAAATCGCAGAGTGCTCGACGGGAGCTGGATTTGGGAGGACGGAGCGGGAGATCGATCGACggagcatccatccatccatccatccatggccaAGGTGATTGCCTCCCACGCATTTCTCTCTCTGATGAAATCCCCGTCCAGCTTATCTTCCAGCAACCGCCGCCGCGATTCACCGCGCGCGGACCTGAATGGGGTTGCCCGCTTAGGAGGGTTCCGGTGGCCTGAAGGGGAGGTGGAAGTGGcagccgcggagctcgccgctggccgggcgggcgagcggcggcggtggcggccggggTGTTTAGGGTTTGGGGACAACTGAGTGAAGCGCGCGCGCTCGCATTCGAAGCGATTTTGCAGATGATATCGCGAGAATGCTGGTTGCCATCGTCTGATCCAAGATTTTCTTGGTTTTCTAACTCAACATTTTGGTGTCCTGTATCAAATTTTTGATCTGAAACTTCTGAAACAGAAAGAGTCACCATACATGCCATGGTCTGATCCAAGATTATCTTGGTTTTCTAACTGAACATTTTGGTGTGGTGCCTTGTATCAAGTTTTTGATGTGAAACTTCTGAAACTGAAGGATCGGCCATACATGCTTTTTCTGCTTCATTCACTGTCATATATGGCCAATTCTATTACTGGTCAGTAACTTTGCATTTCGCTGGGAGCAATCTGCAGAAGGCTGGTGCGGAGAGGGCTGCGGCGGCGGAGAGCTGCGCCCGAAAGAAGGCTAGGGTCGAGTCCGAGGCCAGGGCTGCTGCGTCGAAGATCACCGTCAACTTAGACCACAAGTTGCTGGAGTGCTCCGCGTGCTGCAGCCCCTTGGCTCCACCCCTTTTCCAGGTACCGAACAGAACCCTATAGTTGACAGACTAGTATTCCCTTGTCAAATGCTTACTCCATTTTACTAGATTcagttttaccctacattttttgTTTACAAAGGTTATACCCTGCAGTTTAGCTCTGTGTTACGAGGTATTGACCATCTGTATGTTGATATTGATGTATCCGATAGGTCACTTGCAGCAAATCTTGCATCAACTAGTATGCTCCTCCTGGACTTCTGATTCTTTTTCTTCTGAATTCAGTACAACTGGTTCCAATGTTACTAGTGAAGTTGATAAAATTAAGATGTGGACAGATTGGTCACTACTCATTTAGTTTTGCATCACAATCATAGAACTACTGTAGATATTATAGCACAAAACTGGCACAGCAGTGGTAATCCAATGCTGTTTCATGCTTGTGCACTTCTCCTGTTTCTGACAGTTTCAGTAAAATCTGTatgtttctgtttttctgtttttgtcTGCAGTGCACAAATGGCCACATCGCATGCTCAGAGTGCCGCACCAATGCGGAGTACAGTTGCAGCTTGTGTGCCGAGCCGGCCAACACCCGCTGCGACATCATGGAGCGCGTACTTGGCGGCATGACAGCGCCATGCTCGTTCCGGGAGTTCTGCTGCTCCGCAACGATCCCGTTCACGAAGAAGCTGACCCATGAAGAGTCCTGCCTCCATGCCCCGTGCCACTGCCCCATCCCCTACTGCCGCCTCTATGCCAACAGTGGCCGGTCCCTGTGTGAGCACATCGAGACGAAGCACTGCTTGGTCCCTTACGGCGATGCCACAGCCGGCAGCCTTTCCCCCGTAACGCTGTCCGACAATGAGCCGGTGCGCCTGGTGTTCCTGGATGCCAGGGCGATGTTCCTGCTGGTGGTCGAGCGGTGCGTGCCGTCAGGGCGTGCCGTGTCGGTGGTCCAGCTCGTCAGCGAGCcggtcaaggaggaggaggagaaggatttCAAGTACAAGATCCAGGTGCATACGCGAGCAGGCGTCCTCTCTCTGCCCGGCGAGACGCAGAGCGTCGGGCGTCAACCTGGCAATGGTTAACCGTTCCCCGTGTCCCCGCGGGTAATTAATCTATCAGGGGACGGGGATATACCAATATTAATATCCACGGGGAAGCATTTGGGTGAAATACCTTACCCAGTGGGTAAATGGGGATGGGGACGGCATGACATTACCCATACCCGATACCCGGCTTACCCGTAACCTATTAACACTACCCATTATGTGGCTGAAAACTAGACATTTGAGACTTGTTAAGGTGCTGAAATGTTGTTCTTTTAGATGAAATGTTGTTGTTTTAGATGAATACTATTGTTATGTTGAATTGTTGTGTAATTATGCTGAAATGCAGCTGTTTCTACTGAAATGCTTCCTGTTTTTTGGGCAGAATCATGCTATAATTTTTGTGAAATGCATGTCACTTTATGTTGTGGGTTTCCCCGTGGGGATGAAATGCCCGATGGGGACGGGGATGGGAAAGTTTCTCTCCCCGCgcacggggatggggatggggacggCCATGAAGTTGGTGTCACGGGCACGGGTATGGGGGGCAATACCCGCATGGGTATTCCCCATTGCCAGGCTGAGTCGGGCGGCTGATGAGGCCTTACCAGGCAACCGCGTCGCTCTTCGTCTCGGATGACGTGTGGTCTCCCCGGGATTCTCCCGTGTACCTCGAGCTAGCTTAAATGAGTCTAGACGAGCTGCATGCCGTTCAGTTGGCAAACCTATCCCATCTGGTAGGAGAATTCAGAGACTCCATTCTGTTTGTGCTCTTGTCAGCTGTGCCCTTCTGGTTGCTGGCACTATCTTATCTCTGTTGCTTTACGAAGTTTGGTGACCGGATCACAATTTATGGTATGAGGTTAATTAAGCTGAAGAAATTTTTATGGCCAAGCACATTTAGATGTTCCGTTTGTGTTCTTGTCAGCTTTTGAACCTGAACAGTGAGTTGGTTCTACAAAATGGTTAGTGTCACTGAAGAAGAATGTAGTGTAGGCAGCTGTTCTGAATTTACTCTA from Triticum aestivum cultivar Chinese Spring chromosome 3B, IWGSC CS RefSeq v2.1, whole genome shotgun sequence includes these protein-coding regions:
- the LOC123064336 gene encoding putative E3 ubiquitin-protein ligase SINA-like 6; the protein is MAKKAGAERAAAAESCARKKARVESEARAAASKITVNLDHKLLECSACCSPLAPPLFQCTNGHIACSECRTNAEYSCSLCAEPANTRCDIMERVLGGMTAPCSFREFCCSATIPFTKKLTHEESCLHAPCHCPIPYCRLYANSGRSLCEHIETKHCLVPYGDATAGSLSPVTLSDNEPVRLVFLDARAMFLLVVERCVPSGRAVSVVQLVSEPVKEEEEKDFKYKIQVHTRAGVLSLPGETQSVGRQPGNG